The genome window TACTTTTTTCTGGTTCTATGGAAAGTTTTATATTTCTGCCGTTTTTTTCAAGAATTACCGAAAACTTTCCTATTTCTTTCAGGGTATATCCTGCTATTTTTTGACCTTCCTTTACGAATAACAGGTCATTTCCACTTTTAAAGAATGCTATTTTTTCTTTATCTGAACTGATTATTCCTACCAGTTTTATATTTGATACTCTTGTTTTTGATGATACAGTTTCTTCACCTGTAGTATCAGAAATATGTCTGGCAAATAGATAATCAAGAAATCTATAGCTGTTATTTTTAGGTTTTAAATGGTAATAACCTTTAGTTTCTGTCTTTATAGAAGGTAATGTGAAGGTTCTATATTGCAAAATGGCATTAATTATAATTGCTGTGGAAACTCCTGCAGAAGCAACTAACACGCCAAAAAGTAGTTTTTCAGGATTTAACTTTAAAGCTACCATCTGATATACCTGTCAAATTTTATGTAAATATTCTGGTTTAATTTTGAGTTCATGAAACTACCACTAAATTTCCCTTTTATATATCCCTTTTCAATATTCAGGGGTAGATAAATTTTTCCTAAAAATTTACCATCTAAATTTTTACCTTTTAAAGTGGCATTAATTTCATTCTTGCTAAATTTGTGCCTTATATAGTCTATATCTATAGGCAGAAAAGCTGTCTTAAACTGCGTTAAATCACCTTCCCCGCTTATCATTATCTCTTTATTTTCTATTTTTAAGTGGTATTTTCCTGAAAGTTTACCATAAACCTGGGGTTTTTTCTGCATGGAGGAGATATCAAAGTTATTACTGACTATATATGCAGCTTTTGATAAAGGATGAACAGAGATACTTAGATTTTTATCTACTGAAATATCTATTCTGTAAAACCAGTTTTTTATATTAAGGCTTTTTATATAAAAGTTTCGCTTCTCAAGGTCTTTTATCTTAATATGGAAAATATTTCCTTCAATATAACTGTAAGAAAATCCGTATTTTGATAGATAATAAGACAGATAGTTTCCAACTGGAAAAGTGAAAGCTAAGGTTAAAATAAAAGCAACAAGGAATATAATTAGAT of Persephonella sp. IF05-L8 contains these proteins:
- the gspC gene encoding type II secretion system protein GspC — translated: MVALKLNPEKLLFGVLVASAGVSTAIIINAILQYRTFTLPSIKTETKGYYHLKPKNNSYRFLDYLFARHISDTTGEETVSSKTRVSNIKLVGIISSDKEKIAFFKSGNDLLFVKEGQKIAGYTLKEIGKFSVILEKNGRNIKLSIEPEKSNFSTTNTIQAGKTSPVSQFKNLPIRYNGDTIQVDKRFIEEKTADIGTILKDVMIVPVVKNNETVGYRFKYIGPNSILYKLGLRSGDLIISINDMPVKTAEDAFKLYNMLRNETNIKVVVERNNRRKVLNYEIR